The window ATCTCTTACCCTTACCAAATTTGTAATATAAAAGTCATCTTTAAAGAATAAACAAATGCTTAGTTGCATTCCAATTAAGCCTTAATTGAGCTTCAAAAGATGCTTAATTAAAGCCTAAAAGGTGCTTAGTTAGACTCAAACTAAGCACCTTTTCTTTTACAGTTCTATAACACATTGATACCTTGAAAGTAACAAAAGAAACAAAATTGGCTCTTGAAGAAGGAAAAACTTATAGAAAAGACAAATATTTTGTAACAACATTTCACAACTCTATCTAAAAACTTCCAAACTCCATTATCATACAAAACAGACGATTAAAAGTAAAAAGCACTATCCATAAAAATGTATATAAAGAAGGTGTATATAACAAAAATAGGAGTTCCCATAAATAAACATTATGGAAACTCCTATTTTAATTTATAATGCTAAGCCCTTACAAATTATTTTCAAGAGCTAAGAACAATCATTTATAAGCCCAAGCTCTTCTTAATAGCCTCAATCTTTGCACCTACACGCTGCTCGCAAGCAGGGAAGTCAGAAGCAGAGTTCATTGTGTCCTTAATCTCAAGATAGAACTTAATCTTTGGTTCAGTACCTGATGGGCGAACGCTCACCTTAGTACCATCAGTGCAGAACCACTGGAGAACATTGCTTGTGTCAGGCATATCCATCTTCTCCTTAGAACCATCAGCCTTTGTAATCTCAAGACTCTGGAAGTCCTTATAAACATCGATTACACTACCACCAAGTTCCTTAGGAGGATTAGAACGGAAGTTCTTCATCATCTGCTGAATCTCATCAGCACCGCTCTTACCAGGACGCTCAACATTAATTGTGAACTCATGGCTGTAACCATACTCCATATAGATATCCATAAGAATGTCATACAATGTCTTGCCATGATCCTTTGCGTATGCACAAATCTCAGCCAACAAAGTACAAGCACTCACAGCATCCTTATCACGTACGAAGTCTTCTGCAAGGAAACCATAGCTTTCCTCACCACCACCGATGTACTGCTGCTTGCCCTCAGAAAGAGCAATCTCACGTGCAATCCACTTGAAACCAGTGTAACAATCACGCATTTCAACGTTCTGCTTCTCGGCAATCTTACGGATAACCTCTGTTGTAACAATAGTCTTTACAATAAAGTCTGTTGGCTTCATCTTGCCTACAGCCTGACGATTAGTAATGATATACCACAAGAAGAGCAGACAAGTCTGGTTACCATTAATCAGTACCCACTCGCCATCGCTGTTCTTACAAGCCATACCTACACGGTCAGCATCTGGGTCAGAAGCCATCAAGATGTCAGCATCAAGTGCCTTTGCATCACGTAAACCGAGTGTCAAAGCCTCAGCAATCTCTGGGTTTGGACGGTCAACAGTTGGGAAGTTGCCATCTTTAACCATCTGCTCTTCTACACAATGAACATTGTCAAAGCCCCAAGAAGCCAATGCACGTGGAATCATTACACGACCAGCACCATGCAGAGGAGTATAGACAATCTTAAGGTCGTGCTGATTCTTGATAACCTGTGGGTCAATGCTAATAGTCTTTACCTGCTCAAGATAAACCTTATCAATCTCCTCACCAATAATCTCAATCAGCTGATTGTTGCCTTCAAACTTAACGTCCTCTACCTTAACCTTGTTTACTTCGTTGATAATACCCTTGTCATGTGGCGCAAGTACCTGTGCTCCATCATCCCAATAAGCCTTGTAACCATTGTATTCACGTGGGTTATGACTTGCAGTAATGTTCACACCTGCCTGTGCCTTCAAATGACGAATAGCAAAAGAACACTCTGGTGTAGGGCGAAGATCATCGAAAAGATAAACCTTAATGCCATTAGCTGAGAAGATATTAGCTACGGTCTCAGCAAAGAGACGTGAATTGTTACGGCAGTCGTGGCAAACAACAACGCTAATCTGCTCCTTATCCTTGAAGCTAATCTTCAGATAATTAGCAAAGCCCTGAGTAGCCATACCAACCGTGTAGACATTCATACGGTTAGAGCCAGCGCCCATAATACCACGAAGTCCACCTGTACCGAACTCTAAATCTTTATAGAAACATTCAATAAGGTCTGCCTTATCCTCATTGTTAATCATAGCCTCAACGGCAGAACGAGTCTCTTCATCAAAAGCAGGAGACAGCCACTGTCTTGCTTTATCTTCGCATTGTGCGATGAGTGTTTGGTTATTGCTCATAATTTAAGTGTTTTCTTTTTTACGACTTGTATTTGCAAATGTACTCAATAATTCTGAGAAAGTCACTTGCAAGTAGAGTTTTTTTTGTATTTTTGCAGCTATATAAACTGAGTTTTTGCTAAGAACAATACGTTCTAAAGCATATTTCTCAATATAAGAATTATATTTAATATTGAAACTTAACATTAATGGAATTGAATTTTGAAGGTATACTCCTCGCAGTATGTACGTTTTTAATCATTGGACTTTGTCATCCACTCGTTATAAAAACAGAGTATTATTTCGGTACAAAACCTTGGTGGATATGGCTCATAGCGGGTATTGCTTGCTGTGTAGCAGCCTTGTTTGTAGAAAGTATTTTCTGGTCAGCCGTACTCGGTGTTCTCGGAGCTTCATTCCTTTGGGGCATTGGTGAACTTATCTCACAGGAGAAACGTGTCCTAAAAGGCTGGTTCCCTATGAATCCTAAACGTAAGGAACACTACGAGAAACTCAGCAAAGACAAGCCTGTTTGCCCTACTTGTAAGGATAAGAAATAAAGACTTTCAAGCATCTTCAACCATTGTGTTAACGCCCCGCACGTATGGTGCGGAGGCTTAACACCAATGGTGCTAACGGCTTTTTACCTTACAGTAGTTTGTCAAGATGATAGCATCTTATGACTCAAAGACTGTTTAAACATTATAAATCAGTCTCAAAAAGAACAATCCCGTGATTCCCCAAAGCGAAATCACGGGATTGTTATAATGTATCATTTGAATAAGGAAGTATGCATCCTTAGATTACAATATCAGTTAAACAAGCCTACACTAAAACCAACATTGTAAAGGTTTGGATGTCCCGATGAGTTAGCAGAAGTAAAGTCGCCAAAGGCTTTCACAAACCACATAGCACGTGACTTCTTAATTGTCAGTGGGAACTGATACATCACCTGTAGACTTCCATGAAGAAGATTAGCATCATAATAAGGTAAGTCTTTCAGTAAGACACGCTCTGCGAGGATAGAAGTATTATCTGCCAATTCAAGGTCAGCACGTGTAGAAAGACTATAACCGAGCGTTACATCAGCCGTAAGACGCTGCTTAAACAGTGAGAAACCATTCTCTAACTGAAAGTTCACACGGCTATAATCAGACGATGATAGCGGCAAAAGATGACAGTTGCTTGCCTTATGTGTATCAACAGAAAAGCCCATATAGCCTTTGGTAGAGGATGTTAAATATCGACTACCTGCTATTAAAGACGTATTAATGAAGTTTGCACGATAACGGAAGGAGAAGTCGAAGGTGCGAACTTGATAACGTTTGCGGAACTCTAACTGCTTTTCGTAGGTGTAAGAGGTCGTTCCTATCTGTGGATCATTCTTGATAATCAACTGCTGGCGATACTCATCTGCATAGCCTTGCAGCCAATCCAGATGTAAATCGGCCTGATGCATAATAGTACCTGTGTACAAACGATTCTGTGATTGTACGTTATATCGGTAAGTGAAGTACCTTCCCGGCTCATATTTGTAAGTGCCATAAGCATATTCTTCGCCACGACTTATACCAAAACTATTCAACGTCTGAAAACGTGCAGAACGATATCCATAATCAACTTCAGTCCCCAATTGATGGTTCACCCACTCACGATTGAAACTTGAATATCCACCAATTGTACCCGTTGCATTCTCCATTCCTGAGAAAAGGTAATAGGTAAGTGTAGCATCACTCTGCACTGTTACTAATGGTCCCATCTTCTCCTTGCGACGATCATAATAACCCGCCAAACCGAGTGTATGGCTTTCCATCGTGTAAGAGACAGAAGGAGTCAAACGATAATCAAGCAATTGCGAACGTGAACGTGGGTCACGAAGTCGGGAAAGGTCGCCCAACTGATAGTTAAGCTGTAGACCAAAACGCCAACCAGAGAAGCCAACCGTACCCATTGATGCCGTGATATCAAAGTTCTGATGGTCGTAACTTCCTGCAATAGCACTACCCGACTGGTAAGGATTGGAGTTGTAAGGGCGATACTGATCGGCAAAAGCACGATCCTTTGTACGTCCAAGATTGAAGTCTACCTTACCATAGCTGTACAGGTATTTACCTATTTTTTGGTAACGCTCAGTGAAGAACTGCATATTATTCATTGCTCCCCCTTCTTGTACACGATAGTAATCGCCACCACGATGATTAAATCCTATTGAGGCAATGCCACGATTAGATGAATTGTCAAGAGAAAGACCAGAAGCATTATTTGTATTATGCCAGAGTTGTGTAAGGTTCTCGAATCGATATTCAACCTCGCCCGAAAGCGAGTCAGAAGGCGTCTGTGCCATTGTAGGGAGTGTGAATAGCAATAAGAAAAGCCTTCCCCAGCCTCTCCGAAGAGAAGAGTGTGTAAGTTTGGAAATGCTAAGATCTATGTGTGAAGTATTCATATACTGATAGTTAATGTATGTGATAAAAAACGATGTCATACAGAATTTACGTTAAGGAGCAACCGTTGTAGACACCTCAAAGTCATTAGAACTATTATTTGTATCCATAAGAATGTTATGTCCACCTGCTGCTGTAGAAGCTGTCTTACGATAGATAACCTCACCTGAAAGACCAGCTGTGGCATTGATACTTATATATCCTGCATCAATATCATTATAAAGACGTTTCTCACCAACATCTGTACCTGTTGCCTTATGACGAAGGAAATCAACACCATCGATAATATAACGCTTTGGTAGAAGTCCATACTGTGTACCGCTGGTCTTGCCAAACTTATAAGTAAGTTTCAGTTGACTGATGTCTGCAGAAGAGCGGAATATAACCACACCTTGCCCTGTTGTGAGGATATTCATATATGAAATGCCCGAATAGATATTAAAGACATTCTGTAAAGCAGGTACCTCTGGATTGTTTAACATCTTACCTTTCACATCCTTTGCTTCGAAGTTTGCGTTCAAAAGGCTATGCTCTAACGGACTGTTAAGACTATGATCAATAGCACTATTCACCAAGAGAACTGTTCCACCTGGAGCTACCTTATAACTCTTATCAGTTGGTATACGGAACACTTGCTTAACCAATACGACTGAATCAGCATAGTTTGTCTTGAGGTTTTCGAGGGTATAAGCCTGTGGGACATCCGTCTCAAGCAGTCCAATATAAAGTCCGGCAACATCAACCGAGTCGTTAGACTGGTTATAAAGTTCAATATATTGACCAGCAACATAGCGTTTATTGTTATTGTCCTTAGAGCCAGCTGCATATATCTTACTGATTACTATATCTCGTTTTACAGAGAGAGTAGTCGTGAGAAGCAAAGGTTCTAAACCACTGATAAGCTGTGAATTCAAACTACCTGACACTGTTGCACCATTAATTACCTGACTACTTCCTGTAATCCTATTATACTCTGACGACGTTATATCCCATGAAGTTGAGATGTTATAGACATCAGGAACAATATTAGAGAAGGTTGCTACACCCGCAGCATCAGTCTGTGCAGAATAGGTAACACCATTCAATTGAAGCGAAATCGTATGTCCCTCCAATGTCATGTGACCACTCAACTCATTTGGAAGTTGGAGCTGTACCTTAGCTGTTACAGCCTCTGAAGCATCAGAATAGTCTACACAAGAGCTAAAAACAAAGGCTACTGCGAGGATTGAAAATAAATATTTTATTGCTTTCATATCATTATAAATTAACATAAAGCTCTACACCAAAACTAAACTTACCCGTGTTACGCTGGCTCAGCGTTAAGGTATTGTTACCTGTAAGGTATGGCTCATAATAAATCATATTGTTCACATAAAGGGAAAGACCACCAAAGTTGCTGAGTTGCTTGGTAAGTCTTCCTTGCAAATTCCACTCTACTGGTGACTTTGAAGGCTTATTATCGCTAACACGAAGAGTAAGGTCATTGACAGCAACTACGTCTACTCCCGTTGGACGAGAGGCATAATACTGGCCGTCCATACCCAAGAAACCAGACATCATGTCCGAAGTTATAGGATGCTCAACAAGGTCAGAACCAAAGTAACCAATAGGATTCTTATTTGCAGTAAAGGAAGTATGCCAGTCATACCAGATAGCCTGTGCAGTAAATGAAGCCACCATCTTCAAGGCTGGAATATTCGTTACGACACGCAATGTATTGAGGAAACGACGATACTTTTCGTAATCTTGTCCTGAAGGATAGACTACTCTAAATGGTGTAACACTATAACTTGAATAAGACGTTGGCAATAATGCTGCCTTTACAGCTTCTGTATTGCGACCTGTTGAATAGGTCTTTGTCTCAGAATAAGCACCACTAAAGAAGAAAGATGTGTGCAAAGGACGAATCTCTCCAAGTTCAAAATCAAACTCTAAACCTTTATTAATAGAGGTGTTTGTATTACCAACTGCACCCGTTGTCATATAGCCATTAAAGGTACGATAAGGGTTTGTATAATCAATTGTTGTAGCCTGTCCCGGTGTTATATTCAGTCCTTGCGCCTGCGTAAAGATACTATATGGATAGACAAAGAACTCACCAAGTGATTCAAAACCATTCGGAGTGCGGTCACGATAAGCAAGAATACTCAGACGACGACCATCTTTCAACTTGAAGTCTACACCCAACTCAACCTTAGTAGTTGTTGCATTCTTCAGGTTCTTAGAGTATTCAACCTTATAAGCTTGTGTATGATAGACTAACAACTGTGCCGCAGGATCAGTCTGTGGGAAATAGTTAGCAGCCACACGGTCGTCATACTTAGTATCAGGATAGAGATATGCCAGACCCGGAGTCTTCGAGTTCATACCAATTCCACCACGAATATCAAGCCAAGGAGTAACACTTAATGAAAGATTTAGACGTGGAGAAAGCGACGTTGTAGCAACATCACTGAAAGGCTGCATAGCTGTAAAACGAAGACCAAGGTTCGCACGAAGTCTGTTTACCTTATTGATATTCCACAAGAAGTTATCCTCTGCGTATGCAGCTATCTGATGTAAGCCCGGCACATCATTAAAAGCACGCGGACGGCCATTACTATTTGGCTGTAGCGGCAACAAATCATTGTCGTTGTAATATCCCTTTCCACTATTCCAATCATAGCGGTATTCCGCACCAACCTTAAAGTTCTGACGCGTTTTACCAGCCTTGAAGAAAAAGGTGTCGTTAATCTTCGCAAACAGATTACCTGGCTTACTCTCTGTTCTACCAGTAGCCTTATACGACTGAGTCTTCCAAGGTACGTTGAAATAACCAGTTTCCTTTGAAGTCAATATTGGAAGAAATCCCGTACTAACAGGTACAAATGACGTCTGTACATTGTCTGTTCCTCCATAGCTAAAACCCAAAGTATAGTTGAGCGAACGCATGAAAAGTTTATCAACGGATACTCGACCGTTATGGGTCAAACCAACCGTTACGGTCTTATTCTTGGTTTCCGTACCATCTTGAATAGCATCAGGATCTTTGCCAGACCAATCCTGTGCCGACAACAGACGTAGCTTTGTTTCTGTATGCCAACGCTTACTGAGGTCATAACTATAACCAAGATTAAAAGTATAACGATTATAACTGCGCGTCTTCTGACGTGGGTCACCCCAAGCTTTAGCATAGTCTAAGTTCACATTCATGATACCTGCTTTATTCAAAGAAAAGCCCTTTGTAAGTGAAGCATTCGTCATAGCAGGATTTACCTTCGCCTTTATCTGCCATGGAGTTACACCCACTTTAGAGTGAACTACTACAAGACCACTCGTCAAATCACCATACTCAGCAGAAGGGATACCACGTATTACCTCAACATTATCAATATTATCAGCAGCCAACTGACGAAGGTCAGTACCAGTAAAAGCAGTAGACGAGAATTGTCCCTGAGTCAACTGACCGTTATTTGAGATAGGTACACCATCGACAACAATGCTTGAACCGAAAGCACTTGTATTGTTATTACGCAGTGTACGGAGCTGTAGATTGGACTTCTGAGTCATATCTACATTCCCCATCTCCTTACCAGGAATGAGCTGCATAATGTCAGCCAGTGATGAAGCCTGTAAGTGGTCAATTGCCTGACGACCGATAATAGAAGACGTGGAAGCCCCTGACGCATTCTGCTTTGCTGTCACAACCACCTCTTTCAATGCCAAAGACGTAGGAACAAGCTGTACACTAACGTTCAAGTCTTTCTCAACTTTCAATGTAGCCGTATAGGTTTCATAACCCACATAACTTACTTTCAACGTAAATGAACCTGCTGGAACCTTTTGGAATACAGCCTTTCCATCGATATCTGTTACATTAAAAGACCCTAATGGTTCAAGCGAACAGTTAGCCATAATGACACTTTCTTTCGTGTTCTTATCGGTAACTACAATATTTACAATGTGATTTTCTGTTGCTTTTAATGTTCCTTGAGCCCAGAGAACTTGCCCTATCGACAACAATAACAATAGAGCTATGAGCTTTATTACTTTCATTTAAAAATCCTGA of the Prevotella melaninogenica genome contains:
- a CDS encoding phospho-sugar mutase → MSNNQTLIAQCEDKARQWLSPAFDEETRSAVEAMINNEDKADLIECFYKDLEFGTGGLRGIMGAGSNRMNVYTVGMATQGFANYLKISFKDKEQISVVVCHDCRNNSRLFAETVANIFSANGIKVYLFDDLRPTPECSFAIRHLKAQAGVNITASHNPREYNGYKAYWDDGAQVLAPHDKGIINEVNKVKVEDVKFEGNNQLIEIIGEEIDKVYLEQVKTISIDPQVIKNQHDLKIVYTPLHGAGRVMIPRALASWGFDNVHCVEEQMVKDGNFPTVDRPNPEIAEALTLGLRDAKALDADILMASDPDADRVGMACKNSDGEWVLINGNQTCLLFLWYIITNRQAVGKMKPTDFIVKTIVTTEVIRKIAEKQNVEMRDCYTGFKWIAREIALSEGKQQYIGGGEESYGFLAEDFVRDKDAVSACTLLAEICAYAKDHGKTLYDILMDIYMEYGYSHEFTINVERPGKSGADEIQQMMKNFRSNPPKELGGSVIDVYKDFQSLEITKADGSKEKMDMPDTSNVLQWFCTDGTKVSVRPSGTEPKIKFYLEIKDTMNSASDFPACEQRVGAKIEAIKKSLGL
- a CDS encoding DUF4491 family protein; this encodes MELNFEGILLAVCTFLIIGLCHPLVIKTEYYFGTKPWWIWLIAGIACCVAALFVESIFWSAVLGVLGASFLWGIGELISQEKRVLKGWFPMNPKRKEHYEKLSKDKPVCPTCKDKK
- a CDS encoding DUF6850 family outer membrane beta-barrel protein, translated to MAQTPSDSLSGEVEYRFENLTQLWHNTNNASGLSLDNSSNRGIASIGFNHRGGDYYRVQEGGAMNNMQFFTERYQKIGKYLYSYGKVDFNLGRTKDRAFADQYRPYNSNPYQSGSAIAGSYDHQNFDITASMGTVGFSGWRFGLQLNYQLGDLSRLRDPRSRSQLLDYRLTPSVSYTMESHTLGLAGYYDRRKEKMGPLVTVQSDATLTYYLFSGMENATGTIGGYSSFNREWVNHQLGTEVDYGYRSARFQTLNSFGISRGEEYAYGTYKYEPGRYFTYRYNVQSQNRLYTGTIMHQADLHLDWLQGYADEYRQQLIIKNDPQIGTTSYTYEKQLEFRKRYQVRTFDFSFRYRANFINTSLIAGSRYLTSSTKGYMGFSVDTHKASNCHLLPLSSSDYSRVNFQLENGFSLFKQRLTADVTLGYSLSTRADLELADNTSILAERVLLKDLPYYDANLLHGSLQVMYQFPLTIKKSRAMWFVKAFGDFTSANSSGHPNLYNVGFSVGLFN
- a CDS encoding DUF4876 domain-containing protein — translated: MKAIKYLFSILAVAFVFSSCVDYSDASEAVTAKVQLQLPNELSGHMTLEGHTISLQLNGVTYSAQTDAAGVATFSNIVPDVYNISTSWDITSSEYNRITGSSQVINGATVSGSLNSQLISGLEPLLLTTTLSVKRDIVISKIYAAGSKDNNNKRYVAGQYIELYNQSNDSVDVAGLYIGLLETDVPQAYTLENLKTNYADSVVLVKQVFRIPTDKSYKVAPGGTVLLVNSAIDHSLNSPLEHSLLNANFEAKDVKGKMLNNPEVPALQNVFNIYSGISYMNILTTGQGVVIFRSSADISQLKLTYKFGKTSGTQYGLLPKRYIIDGVDFLRHKATGTDVGEKRLYNDIDAGYISINATAGLSGEVIYRKTASTAAGGHNILMDTNNSSNDFEVSTTVAP
- a CDS encoding TonB-dependent receptor, translated to MKVIKLIALLLLLSIGQVLWAQGTLKATENHIVNIVVTDKNTKESVIMANCSLEPLGSFNVTDIDGKAVFQKVPAGSFTLKVSYVGYETYTATLKVEKDLNVSVQLVPTSLALKEVVVTAKQNASGASTSSIIGRQAIDHLQASSLADIMQLIPGKEMGNVDMTQKSNLQLRTLRNNNTSAFGSSIVVDGVPISNNGQLTQGQFSSTAFTGTDLRQLAADNIDNVEVIRGIPSAEYGDLTSGLVVVHSKVGVTPWQIKAKVNPAMTNASLTKGFSLNKAGIMNVNLDYAKAWGDPRQKTRSYNRYTFNLGYSYDLSKRWHTETKLRLLSAQDWSGKDPDAIQDGTETKNKTVTVGLTHNGRVSVDKLFMRSLNYTLGFSYGGTDNVQTSFVPVSTGFLPILTSKETGYFNVPWKTQSYKATGRTESKPGNLFAKINDTFFFKAGKTRQNFKVGAEYRYDWNSGKGYYNDNDLLPLQPNSNGRPRAFNDVPGLHQIAAYAEDNFLWNINKVNRLRANLGLRFTAMQPFSDVATTSLSPRLNLSLSVTPWLDIRGGIGMNSKTPGLAYLYPDTKYDDRVAANYFPQTDPAAQLLVYHTQAYKVEYSKNLKNATTTKVELGVDFKLKDGRRLSILAYRDRTPNGFESLGEFFVYPYSIFTQAQGLNITPGQATTIDYTNPYRTFNGYMTTGAVGNTNTSINKGLEFDFELGEIRPLHTSFFFSGAYSETKTYSTGRNTEAVKAALLPTSYSSYSVTPFRVVYPSGQDYEKYRRFLNTLRVVTNIPALKMVASFTAQAIWYDWHTSFTANKNPIGYFGSDLVEHPITSDMMSGFLGMDGQYYASRPTGVDVVAVNDLTLRVSDNKPSKSPVEWNLQGRLTKQLSNFGGLSLYVNNMIYYEPYLTGNNTLTLSQRNTGKFSFGVELYVNL